The genomic interval CGAGGCTCACCGCAAGGCGGACCTGGAGGTGCTCGTGCTGGGGCCGGGCGACCGGCCGGCGGCCGGGGTGGAGGTGCGGGTGCGGCAGCTCCGGCACGCATTCCCCTTCGGCGCGGTGCTGCCGGCGGACCGGCCGGAGCTGATCGATCGGGTGGGGGCCCCGGATCGAGCGGTCTGGCGGGGCCTGTCGGCGGTCTCGCTGGCACGCTTCGCCGCATGGTCCGTCCTGCAGAAGGAGCAAGCAGAGACCGACCCGGCCGCGGCGGCCACGCTCGTGGGCCTCCTCGACGCCGCCCGGGCCCGCGGGCTGCGGGTCCGCCTGGGCCCGCTGGCCCCCGGGGATCCGGCGGACCGGCCCGCCTGGGCCGCGGGCCTGCCGCCGGAGCGGCGGCTGCCGGCGGTGCTGTCCTTCCAGGCGTCGCTCGCGGGGCTCGCCGCGGGGCGGGTGCACGCCCTGGACCTGGTCTCCTCGGGCGCGTCCCACCCCTGGCTCGCGCCCGCGGGCGTGCGGACGCTCGGGCAGGCGGCGGCGGCCGCCCACGCCCCGGCGGACGCCGGCGGGGCAGGCCCGCAGGCCTGGCTCGGCCTGGGCTTCGAGGGGGCGGTCGACCTCGACCGCGGCGGGGCGGTGCTGGCCTCGGCCGAGGCGCTCTCGCTCGCGTTCGTCCCCGCCGACGGCGTCACCACCGGGCTGCGCCTCGCCCGGCCGGCCTCGCCGGAGGACCTCGAACGCGCGATCCAGCGGCTGGGCACCTTCGGGCTCGACGCCGCGATCCACCCCCTGGAGGCCGCGTCGGACGACCCCGAGCTGCCCTTCACGCTCGAGGCGGCGCTGACGCTGCTCTTCGCTGAGCCGCGGGTGCGCGAGATCCACCTCGCGGGCTTCGAGGCGGGCCTGCCGGGGGCGTTGCTCGACACGGCCGGGAACCCGACGGCGGCGGGCGAGGGCGTGGACTACCTCCTGGCGCGACGCTGGTGGACGGACGCCGTGGCGACCACCGATGCCCTCGGCGTGGCCCGCTTCCGCGTCTTCGCCGGCCGCCACGAGGTGGAGGCGGGCGGCGGACCGGTGGAGGTGGCGATCGCCGCGGGCGACGCAGCGCGCGTGGTGGCCGCGACGGCGGTGCGCTGACCCATGACCCCGAACGAAGCCGCAGCCTTCTTCTGGCCGGCCGCGACGGGACGCCCGCTGGACACGACGCTGCGGTCCCATGCGTGCCGCTAGGGGGCGCGGCGATCGGGCCGCAGGGCGGCCCGAGCCTGCCGCAGCACCGCCCCGGCCACCCCGGGCCTGCCGCTCTCGGCCTCGGTGTCCCGGCGGATCATCTCGAGGGCTCCGGCGGGCAGCAGGCCCAGCCGGACCAGGTGCCCCGCGGCCTCCGCGCTGTCGTGAACGAGAAAGGCCGGCGTGCCGGCGGCGCGGGCCGCGGCGAGGTGGGCCTCGGCGTCGCGGTCGCGGCGGCTGCGTTGGCCCGCGTCGACGTCGCGGATCAGAACGGCGGCGATCCGCCCGGGCCGCTCGCGCACCAGCCTCTCGTACAGGTGCGGATCGGCCTGGCCGCTGTCTCCGATGAGCAGGAAGGGCAGGCCGGGGAACGCATCCACCAGGTCGCGGGCCTTGTCGAGCTTGTGCGTGTGGCCGGGCCGCTTGATGAACTTCGACCGGTCCAGCCCCAGGTCCTGCAGCAGCAGCGGGCCCACGGGCAGCCGGTTGAGCCGGAGGAAGTCGGTGAGCAGGTCGTGGAGGTTCCAGGCGGAACTCGAGACGTAGAAGAAGGGCGCGGGTTCCTCTCCCGCCGCCTCGAGCGCGGCGTAGAGCGCGGCGACCCCGGGCAGCGGCTTCCGCGTCCGAGCGTTGTGCAGGAAGGTCAGCCTCGCCGCGGTGAGCAGGTTGGTGATGCCGGTGTGGATCACCGTGTCGTCGAGGTCGGAGACGACGCCGAAGGGCGCTCGAAGACCCGGCCGGATCACCGGCAGCTCGCTCTCTACCGCCGCGCCGCGGACCGCGGCCTCCCGGGCGGGATCGACGCCGCGGTCCGCGGCGCTGTCGGCGACGAGCAGGCGGGCGAGCCCCGCGTCCGCCTCCGGCGGCGGCGAGATCCGGAACCACGCGTAGCCCTCCTCGTCGGCGGTCACGCTCTGGGCCTGCGTGCCCAGCGTGGCGGTCACCTCCGCGTGCGGCACCTCCTGCGTGTCCCACCGCCGGTAGGTGTTCCGCAGGTTGTCCCACCAGCGATCCTTCTCGCGCGGCCCCCCGCCCAGCGGCGTCGCCAGCACGCGGCACCCGAAGACCGCTCGCGCCTCACCGCCCGCGGCCGCGTGGTGCGTGTTGTCCCACCCGGTGAAGGGGATCACCGACCGCGGCTTGCCACCGCCCAACGCCCGGCGGAACACGTTCCACCAGCGGTCCAGGGACGCCTCGAGCTCGTGGAGCCAGGCGTGGAGGAAGCGGGGGAGAGGCATGGCTGCGCCAGGCAAGCGGAGAAGCGGAGAAGCGAAGAAGCGAAGAAGCGGAGAAGCGAAGAAGCGGAGAAGCGGAGAAGCGAAGGAGTCGAGAGCGAAGAAGTCAGGCCGGATGCGGCGGCTGCGCCATCTCAAACGAGCTTGTCGCTGCTTCTGCTGGCTTCTTCGCTTCCGGACTTCCCGGCTTCTTCGCTCGATCCGCGCAGCGGACGCTCAACACCCCTTCTCCGCCAGGAACGCCGCCACCCGATCGATTCCCACCCTCTCCTGCTGGGTCGTGTCGCGGTCGCGGATCGTGACGACGTTGTTCTCGAGGGTGTCACCGTCGACGGCGATGCAGAAGGGCGTGCCGATCTCGTCCATGCGGGCGTAACGCTTGCCGATGGTCTGCTTGGCGTCGTACTCGCAGGCGAACCTCTGGCGGAGCTCCATGTAGAGCTTGTGGGCGACCTCGGGCATCCCGTCCTTGTTCACGAGCGGGAAGACGCCGGCCTTCACCGGGGCGAACTTCGGCTTGAACTTCATGACGTAGTCCGAGCCGGATCGCTCGGGGCTCGGCGTGAAGGCCTCGCAGAGCAGCACGAGGACGGCCCGCGTGAGGCCGCTGGCGGGCTCGATGACGTGCGGCGTGTAGCGCGACCGCTCCTTGATCTCGTCCTTGCCGACGCCCTCGGCTTTGAGCCGCAGCTGCAGCTCCTGGTCGAAGTAGTCGAGCTTCGCGTTGCTGGCGCGGGTGTGCGCCGTCAGGTCGAAGTTGCCGCGGTGCGCCACGCCCTCGAGCTCGCCGAAGCCCGGGGCGGTGAAGGGGTAGCGGTACTCGACGTCGACGCAGGCGGACGAGTAGTGGGCCAGCTCGTCGGACCCGTGGTCCCGGAAGCGCAGGTTCGCTTGGTCGATGCCCAGCGACTCCCACCAGCGCATCCGCTCGTGCTTCCAGAAGTCGTACCACTTGGGCGCCTCCTCCTCGCTGCAGAACCACTCCATCTCCATCTGCTCGAACTCGCGGGAGCGGAAGATGAAGTTCCGCGGCGTGACCTCGTTGCGGAAGCTCTTGCCGATCTGCGCGATCCCGAAGGGCACCTTCACCCGCATCGTGTTCAGCACGTTGAGGTAGTTGAGGAAGATGCCCTGCGCGGTCTCGGGCCGCAGGTAGGCCTTGTTCTCCTCGTTGCGGATGACACCGGGGTAGGTGTCGAGCATGAGGTTGAACTCACGCGGCGGGGTGAGCGTGCCGGCCTTGTCGGTGTCGGGGGCGACGATGGTGCCGTAGAGCGACTCGTCCACCTGGCTGAGGTTCTTCACCTCGCCGTCGTCGATCGTGACGCCGGCTTTCCTCAGCTTCTTCGCGATGGCGTCGGGCTTGTTCTCGGGGAAGGCCCAGGCTCCTCTGCCCTCGACGAAGAGCACCTCGACCTGGTCCTGCCGGTACCGGCCGTTGGTCTCGCGGCAGTCGACCATCGGATCGCTGAAGCCGCCGACGTGGCCGGAGGCCTCCCACACCTTCGGGTTCTGGATGATCGCCGAGTCCAGCCCGAGCACCGAGAGCGGCTCGCCGGAGTCGGGATCCAGCGGCGGGCACTCCACCGTCTGGTGCCACCAGTGGTCGCGGACGTGGTTCTTCAGCGCCGTCCCCAGCGGGCCGTAGTCCCAGAAGCCGTTGATGCCGCCGTAGATCTCCGAGGCGGGAAAGACGAAGCCGCGCCGCTTGCAGAGCGACACGAGCGCCTCCATCGAGCGGGCGGCGTCGGCGGGCGGGGTCGGTCGCTGGGCGGGGGCGGTCATGGGGCGGGAACGATAAGGAACCCGCACGCGGGGCCCGGGGCCCGGATCCCGGGGCCCGGGCCGCACGGGTGGCGTGGGCCGCGCGGGATCCGCACCCGGATCTTCAGGCTTCGGGCACGGCGATCTGCGGGTCCGCGTCGCCGGGCACCAGGGTCCCCTCCCGGGCCGATCGCAGGATCTGCAGCCGCAGCGGGTGGTCGTAGCGGAGGAACTCGTCGAAGAAGGCCGCGAGACGCGCCGGGCCCAGCGGCGGGCCGGCGTCCGCGTCCGGCCCCTCCGCGGCCGTCAGCACGCGGAGCCACGGGGGCCCCACCACCCGCCCGGAGGTGTCGCGGAAGAGGCCCTCCCGGTTCACGATGAAGCGGAGGTGGGCGCCGCGGCCCTCGTCGTACAGCTGCCCGTCGAAGGCGGATTGGGGGAAGGCGGGATCCTCTCGGCGGCCCCGGGACAGGAGCAGCAGCGTCGTGCGGTCGCCTTCGGCGAGCACGCGGCCGCGGAGGTCGTCGAGGCTGAGCATCTCGCCGTCGATCGCGTGCTTCCGGTCGCTCCAGGCCGGGTTCCACGCCCGGGTGGGGTCGCCGTCCGACGAGCCGTCCCGCAGCCACGCCAGCAGCGCGAGGCCGTTGTGCGCGTTCGCGTAGAACGCGATCCGCTGCCGCGGGAAGCGGAACAGCGAGGGCCGCGTGCGGGGGCCGTGCCCGTCGAGGTGCTCGGCGAAGAGCTCCAGGGACGCGCGGTAGTGGCCGGTCAGCACGCGGTGGTTGAGGCGCCCGCGGTCCCAGGCGGGCTCGAGCGCCTCGTCGAGGAGCGCGGGGGTGTAGCGGTCCACGTCGCGCAGGGTCAGCCGCTCCGCGTCCGGATCGCAGGCGGAGACGCACGCGAGGAGCGAAAGCAGCAGGAGCGGGAGCCGGAAGGGGCGCATGACCCGCGAGCCTAAAGCCGCAGGAGCCGGCGCCAAGGCTTTTTCTTCGGGCTCGCTTCAGCCGCCGGTCGCGGCGGCCGCGCCCGCCCCGGCGAGGCGGCGGACCCGGCCGCGGGCGTCGAGCAGCTCCGCGAGCGCGGCCTGGAGAGCCTCGGCGGCGGGGCCGCAGGCATCGGCGGCCCGCCCGCGCTCCGCGCCGCCGCGGAGGCCGTCCCAGGCGGCGCCGTTGGCGTCGCGGAGGCGCCCGGCGGCCGCGAGGAGATCGAGCATCGGAGCGTGCCACGCGTCCTCCTCCTGGCAGCCGAGCCAGGCCGCCTCGGGCGAGGTCAGGAGCGCCGCCAGGTCGCCCTCGAGCAGCTCGAAGGAGGCGGCGAAGATGGCGGGGTCGGGCAGCTGGAACCTCCGCGCCGAGACCTGCCGGATCAACACCTCCGCCGCTGGCACCGCGAGGTCGCAGCGTCCCAGCACCGACGAGCGGGTCGCCGCCCAGCGTCCTGGTTGCGGCGGTCCCTCCGCCCCCGTCCGCGCGGGCCCAACCTCCGCGTGCTCCCCCATCGCGGCCGCTCGATCATCTGCCGGAGCGGCTTCGGGGAAGTCGGGGTCTCCGGCGAGCAGGCCCCCGAGCGGGACGTTCAGGACCGCGGCCACCCGCTCCGCGACCTCCCGCGACAGCTGCACGCGCCCGCTCTCGTAGGCGTAGATCGCGTGCTCGGTGACGTCGCTGCCGGCGGTGCGGTCGTTGATGCGCTCCACCAGCCGCCGCGCGGACAGGCCCGCCGCATTGCGGGTGGCCTTGAGCGCCGCCCCGCGTCGGCGACGGATCTCGACGGCAGAATGTGTGGAAAGTTGCTGCAAAATGTCCTTGTGACGTCAGGGTTCCCGCGACCTCGGCCGTGGGAGGGCATCCCCATCGTACATCCGACGGATTTGCAACAGCCGATGCGCCTCGATCCGGTCCGATAACGGGGTCCTGTCAGATTTTCGACGGGCCGGTTGCACATTTTGACGAAACCTCTACAGTGTCCGCACGCCCCACGGAAGGGGCGACCCTCCCGATCGACGCCTCGCCGGACACGGGGCCGAGCGGACAGGGGAACACAGAGAGGTCCATGGCAGGCCGCCACCGCGTTCCAGGACGGAAATGCAGGGCCTTTCTGTGTGCGCGCCCGGCCTCGGCTTCGGGTCATCTTGGGGCGTTCGGTGCGGACGCGGCGGCGAAGCCGCGGAGCTTGGCGGACCGGCTGCGCGGGTTGGCGGCGGCTTCGTCGTCGGCCGCGGTGAGGGGCTTCCGGGTGAGCCGCCGGCCGAGGTCCTGCTGCTGGAAGCGGAGGAAGGCCCGCTTCACCGGGCGGTCCTCCAGCGAGTGGAAGGAGATCACGGCGGCGTGCCCGCCGGGGCGGAGCAGGCGCGGGATCGCGTCGAGCAGGCTTGCCAGCGCGTCCAGCTCGCCGTTCACGGCGATCCGCAGGGCCTGGAAGGTGCGGGTGGCGGGGTGGACCGGGTGGCGCGGCGGCCCGCCGCCGCGGCGCTTCGGCGGCGGGTAGCAGCGGAAGACGAGCTCGGCGAGGCGGAGCGTGGTCTCGATCGGCGCTTGCTGCCGGGCCTCCACGATCCGGCGGGCGATGCGGCGGGAGAGGCGCTCCTCGCCGTGGAGGTAGATGAGGTCCGCGAGCTCGTCTTGGCCGAGCGTGTTCACGAGATCGGCGGCGGTGGGGCGGCCGGCATCGCCGGCGTCGAGCCGCATGTCCAGGGGGCCGTCGTGGCGGAACGAGAAGCCGCGGGCGGGATCGTCCACCTGGTTGCTGGCGAAGCCCAGGTCGGCGAGGAGGGCGTCGACGCCGCCGGGGGCTTCATTTGCCACGACGGCTTCCGCTCCGGCAAAGGAGCCGTGGTGGAGGATCAGCCGCACGCCGTGCGCCTCCGCGATCGGGCGGAGCCGATCGCCCGCGTGGGCGAGGTTCCCGGCGTCGAGGTCGAAGCCGATCACCGTCCCGCCGGGGAGCAGCGGGAGCAGCCGGCGGGCGTGCCCGCCCCGGCCCAGCGTGGCGTCGAGCAGCACCGCTCCGGGGCCCAAGGCGGGGGCGAGCAGGTTCTCCACCTCCGCCGGCAGCACCGGGACGTGCCCGTCGGGCGTGGGGGGGAGGGCGTCGCTCAAGGTGCGAACGTAGCGGCGGCTTGCGGCGGCCGCGGGTGCTGCTATCGTTCTCGCCGCAACGCGGCCCGCGTGGCGGAATTGGCAGACGCGCCGTCTTCAGGTGGCGGTTCCTTCACCGGAGTACAGGTTCGACTCCTGTCGCGGGCATACGAGACGGCCCGGCACGTGGTGCCGGGCGGTCGCGTGCGCCGAGCGCGGCGGGGTACGCTGCGGGCTCGCCGCGGGCGTGGCGGAACTGGCAGACGCGCGAGATTTAGGTTCTCGTTCCAGCGATGGAGTGCAGGTTCGATCCCTGTCGCCCGCAAGCACCTCCGGGGCCCCCCGCGTGTGGAGGCGGACGCGCCGCTGCGGGTGCGGGGCGGTGCCTGCGGGCCGTGCGGCGCTTCGCTAGAGTGGCCGCCCAGCGACTGAGGCCAGATAGCTCAGTTGGTAGAGCACAGCATTGAAAATGCTGGGGTCGCCGGTTCGAGCCCGGCTCTGGCCACGAAACAAGCTCCGGGCCCCCGGGCCCGGAGCTTGTTTCGTGCGGCGGGCCGGCGGTGGTCGGCGGCCCCGGACCGCCCGCGCGCGTCTGCGACCGGTGGTGCCGGTGCGGTGCCCGGTAGCGTCCGCCCATGGCCGCCCCCGCACCCGCTTCCTCTTTTGCCACGCGGCTCGCCGCCGCCGTCGATCGACGCGGTGGCGCCGCCTGCGTCGGGCTCGATCCGGTCCTCGAGAAGGTCCCCCACCGCAACGGCGGCGACCCGGTGGCCGCCATCGAGGCCTTCAGCCTCCGCGTCGTCGAGGCCGTCGCGGGCCTGGTCCCCGCGGTGAAGCTCCAGATGGCCTGCTTCGAGCGGTACGGGAGCCGGGGTGTCGCGGCCGCCGAGCGGGTGCTCGGGGCGGCCGGGGAGGCGGAGCTGCTGACCATCGCCGACGCCAAGCGCGGCGACATCGGCGTGTCCGCCGCGCACTACGCCGCGGCCTTCACCGCCGGGCCCCTCGCCGCCGACGCGGTGACCGTCAGCCCCTACCTGGGCTTCGACACGCTCGTGCCCTTCCGGGAGGCGGCCGCCGCGGCGGGCACCGGCGTGTTCGTGCTCGTGCGGACGAGCAACCCCGGCGGCGACGACCTGCAGTCGCTGCGGACGCCCGGCGGCGGCGTTGCGGAGGTCGTCGCGGCCGGCATCGAGCGGATGAACGGCGGGCTCCAAGCGGGCGAGGCCTACGGGCCGGTGGGCGCCGTGGTCGGTGCCACGCGGCCGGCGGTGGCCGAGGCGCTGCGGGTCCGGATGCCGCGGTCGATCCTGCTCGTGCCCGGCATCGGAGCCCAGGGCGGCGACCCCGCGGCGCTTTCGGCCCTCTTCGACGCGAGAGGCCACGGGGCGCTGCTCACCGCGAGCCGGTCGGTCATCTACGCCGAAGACCCCGCCGAGGGCGCACGGCGGCTGGTGGCCGCCGCCGCGCAGGCCGCGGACCGCGGCTGAATCGGCCCGGCGCGGCCCCCGATCCGCGGTTTCACCCCCGGCCGTTGATCTTCAACAGCCGCTCCGGCGACTCCGGCTGGTTGGTCCGCGAGGAGAGGCGCATCGCCTCGACGCAGGCGAGCGCGGCGGCGTCGTGGCCGGGCCCGGGGCCGGGGGCCCGGGGGTGGTGGAGGTGGCGACGCCAGCGACCGGCGACCTGGTCGACGAAAGCCGTGGCGGCGGGCGGCTCGGCGGCGTCGACGGCGACGGCGGCGTCCTCTCCTCGGAGGACCAGCCGCTCGTACCCGCCGTCGTGGATCTCCAGCTGCGCGTCGGCCCCCAAGAGCCGCAGGCTCCGGACCGAGCGGGCGGCGTCGGCGGCGACGTCGAGGCTGACGGTGCTGCCGTCGCGGCCGCGGGCGAGCACGGCGACCCGCCCGCCGGCGGCGCGTGCGTCAACGTCCACCGGCGGCGGGCTCCAGGCGGCGAGCAGGTTCTCGGGCATCTCCACGAAGCGGAGCACCGTGCGCCAGGCGTCGACGAGCCGCGCGAGCAGGCTGCCCTCGTCCGGCCGCCCGTGCGACACCAGCCGGATCTGCGGCGGGCCGGTCACCTCGACGAGCGGGTCCAGCGCCGCCTCCACGCCGAGGCTGCGGTCGAAGCGGGGCACCTCCAAGAGGTGCGGGGCGACCCTCGTCAACCACGGCGCCGCGAGCTCCTGGAGGCCGGCCGCGGGCGGCTCGGTGGTCACCACCAGCGTGCCCTGATCCGCCGCGGCCTGGATCAGCTCCGGCGGGAGCCCGCCGCGGACCGCCACGAGCAGGCACGCCGCCGACCGCTCGATCAGCATCCGCCGCAGGTCGGGCGAGGGGTCGAGCCGGCCCCCCGCGACGCGCGCCAGATCGGCAGCCGCGGCGTCGGGACCGCCGATCCCGATGACCTCGATGGCGTCGCCCATGACGTCCAGCAGCGAACCCGCGTAGCGGGCGTGGGCGGCGTCCACCCAGGTGGTGACCTCGTGGGGCAGAGAGGCGTCGCTCACGGACGAAGCGTACGGAGCGGCGTCGGCGGCGCTGCCGCTCCTGCCCCGGGCCGACGCTCTTAGCGCACCGTGCGCAATTTTCCGATCGCCTCTGCGGGCGAGTCGTGCCCCTCGCTTCATCGGCTGCATCGCCCTGCAGGGGCAGGGCTGCTTCGCCTCCTCACGAGGAACACGACGCGCGGACGCAGGCCGATCGGAAAATTGCGCACGATGCTTAGGCCCTTCTGTCGGCGTCGCGGCCACGCTTGCCCGGCACGAGCACGCCCCGCGCGGCCGCGGTCTCCTCCACCAGCCGGCCGCCCTCGAGCACCACCACCCGCT from Phycisphaera mikurensis NBRC 102666 carries:
- a CDS encoding helix-turn-helix transcriptional regulator, whose translation is MQQLSTHSAVEIRRRRGAALKATRNAAGLSARRLVERINDRTAGSDVTEHAIYAYESGRVQLSREVAERVAAVLNVPLGGLLAGDPDFPEAAPADDRAAAMGEHAEVGPARTGAEGPPQPGRWAATRSSVLGRCDLAVPAAEVLIRQVSARRFQLPDPAIFAASFELLEGDLAALLTSPEAAWLGCQEEDAWHAPMLDLLAAAGRLRDANGAAWDGLRGGAERGRAADACGPAAEALQAALAELLDARGRVRRLAGAGAAAATGG
- a CDS encoding DUF547 domain-containing protein, translating into MRPFRLPLLLLSLLACVSACDPDAERLTLRDVDRYTPALLDEALEPAWDRGRLNHRVLTGHYRASLELFAEHLDGHGPRTRPSLFRFPRQRIAFYANAHNGLALLAWLRDGSSDGDPTRAWNPAWSDRKHAIDGEMLSLDDLRGRVLAEGDRTTLLLLSRGRREDPAFPQSAFDGQLYDEGRGAHLRFIVNREGLFRDTSGRVVGPPWLRVLTAAEGPDADAGPPLGPARLAAFFDEFLRYDHPLRLQILRSAREGTLVPGDADPQIAVPEA
- a CDS encoding App1 family protein — protein: MPLPRFLHAWLHELEASLDRWWNVFRRALGGGKPRSVIPFTGWDNTHHAAAGGEARAVFGCRVLATPLGGGPREKDRWWDNLRNTYRRWDTQEVPHAEVTATLGTQAQSVTADEEGYAWFRISPPPEADAGLARLLVADSAADRGVDPAREAAVRGAAVESELPVIRPGLRAPFGVVSDLDDTVIHTGITNLLTAARLTFLHNARTRKPLPGVAALYAALEAAGEEPAPFFYVSSSAWNLHDLLTDFLRLNRLPVGPLLLQDLGLDRSKFIKRPGHTHKLDKARDLVDAFPGLPFLLIGDSGQADPHLYERLVRERPGRIAAVLIRDVDAGQRSRRDRDAEAHLAAARAAGTPAFLVHDSAEAAGHLVRLGLLPAGALEMIRRDTEAESGRPGVAGAVLRQARAALRPDRRAP
- a CDS encoding glycine--tRNA ligase — protein: MTAPAQRPTPPADAARSMEALVSLCKRRGFVFPASEIYGGINGFWDYGPLGTALKNHVRDHWWHQTVECPPLDPDSGEPLSVLGLDSAIIQNPKVWEASGHVGGFSDPMVDCRETNGRYRQDQVEVLFVEGRGAWAFPENKPDAIAKKLRKAGVTIDDGEVKNLSQVDESLYGTIVAPDTDKAGTLTPPREFNLMLDTYPGVIRNEENKAYLRPETAQGIFLNYLNVLNTMRVKVPFGIAQIGKSFRNEVTPRNFIFRSREFEQMEMEWFCSEEEAPKWYDFWKHERMRWWESLGIDQANLRFRDHGSDELAHYSSACVDVEYRYPFTAPGFGELEGVAHRGNFDLTAHTRASNAKLDYFDQELQLRLKAEGVGKDEIKERSRYTPHVIEPASGLTRAVLVLLCEAFTPSPERSGSDYVMKFKPKFAPVKAGVFPLVNKDGMPEVAHKLYMELRQRFACEYDAKQTIGKRYARMDEIGTPFCIAVDGDTLENNVVTIRDRDTTQQERVGIDRVAAFLAEKGC
- the pyrF gene encoding orotidine-5'-phosphate decarboxylase; the protein is MAAPAPASSFATRLAAAVDRRGGAACVGLDPVLEKVPHRNGGDPVAAIEAFSLRVVEAVAGLVPAVKLQMACFERYGSRGVAAAERVLGAAGEAELLTIADAKRGDIGVSAAHYAAAFTAGPLAADAVTVSPYLGFDTLVPFREAAAAAGTGVFVLVRTSNPGGDDLQSLRTPGGGVAEVVAAGIERMNGGLQAGEAYGPVGAVVGATRPAVAEALRVRMPRSILLVPGIGAQGGDPAALSALFDARGHGALLTASRSVIYAEDPAEGARRLVAAAAQAADRG
- the rsmH gene encoding 16S rRNA (cytosine(1402)-N(4))-methyltransferase RsmH gives rise to the protein MSDALPPTPDGHVPVLPAEVENLLAPALGPGAVLLDATLGRGGHARRLLPLLPGGTVIGFDLDAGNLAHAGDRLRPIAEAHGVRLILHHGSFAGAEAVVANEAPGGVDALLADLGFASNQVDDPARGFSFRHDGPLDMRLDAGDAGRPTAADLVNTLGQDELADLIYLHGEERLSRRIARRIVEARQQAPIETTLRLAELVFRCYPPPKRRGGGPPRHPVHPATRTFQALRIAVNGELDALASLLDAIPRLLRPGGHAAVISFHSLEDRPVKRAFLRFQQQDLGRRLTRKPLTAADDEAAANPRSRSAKLRGFAAASAPNAPR